The sequence AAACACAAGATTTTTAATTATGCAAATACACTCTGATTTGTATTGGATTCAGCCAAATGCTTAAATAGAGCTTGAAACAACCCCAAGCgtaggaaaatgaaaataataataaatacatttacTTAATTTGATCAAAGTCAGATATGACTCTTATTACGAACTAAGAAACACAATAAATTATTTGTGCAAGAGAAGTAAAACATAAAGTCTAATTCATCCTAGGAGACACTAAATAAAGACATTTTAACttaattcataataataataataaatattttaaaataatgggTTGTTATTCTGGTCTTCAAAGAAAGCTTTTGGACTTGGACTGACATCAAGTTGGGCTTGCTGGATCTTGGGACACTCTAGTGTCACAAGTAGATGTTAGATGGCTCCAATCAGTTGTTGATGCTCATTCCTCACTTCATATGCTAAGGGTGAGTTTGggtatcttttttattttggacttttgaaaaagtggggATTTGTGATTGCTGTTGATGCAACGTGAAAACACACTTTTCATGTTTACAACATTGAAAAGCACGAATTCAAATGACTACCAAACACCCAAAAGTGGTGATTTGAAATTGTTAACGCGATCCATCTCTGTTCGATTCCAAAAATTACTTCATAGTGTTGTTTAAGAAATTAGTTCACCTTTGGTAAGGTATATTGGTGTGTGCTGCTAAATGCAAACCAGTTTTTCTCATTGTTTCAGCATGCTAAATGCTAATCaaatttggtattttctagAGAGGGAAATGCTTATCTTTTTTAACAAGactatattataaaaaattttatcaactgAGTTAACTAGACTTTATTCATTGAGCTAATTAAACTTATTGTTTTGTCCAAGCTCTTTTGGGTCAATACCTTGGTTGTTAAAATCGCGATCTGAATCGTAAGATCGCACGATTTTATGATCTCACCTCACCAAAACGTTTAGAATCGCATTAAGATCGTAAAAATGGTATGATCGTATGtaggatcgtaggatcgtaTGAGATCCTATCGATCCTACCAAAACatcagtttttggtttttttttttttttttttaagggataaATTTCGAGTTTTGATAAAGctttaagggtttttatttttctatgttgtGATGGTAtggctttctattttttatttttataaaattatgttaacctaagcaaatgttttatagtttttagtacacttgtaatcaaaatgaaggAATACTTCATTATTTCTAAATGAATAATTTATATTGGTTTTGCTACATTTTAAGttataatgttgttaaatttgtttgatcaatatactaatttgtgttataatattactaaaatgtttttcttacatataattttattagcatgcttgtatttgtatattgattgattgatttttttagcATACTCTTTAATTGTTGCTGAGTGGcataacttgaatagttgagtATAAAGTTGTATTTTGATCTCTTTTACAGCTCtaatatacaaatatacaatgtctacatagatgatgaaATTAATGATGATAATTAGGACGATGGTTATAAGAACCCTGTAATgagaataattatatattcacttcaccttaatattaatattgattttggatttcatattttagttagctagttttcatttgataacttattttagaatttaaacttggaacttggaacttagaacatggaaaatatttccatattgttgataaatattttggtatttggttgctcattaaacatttattgaactttttagatatattgagtcaaaacttaaatatatttgttttgttagtatAGACGTAGCGATGTATGACACGCAAATTACATTATATAATgcaaatctttgttttttttatggataaattcacaatttatatgattattcaacatacaaagtcattattaacgtgttttttgctttaaatatgaaaatatatagaATCTTACGATCCATGATTCGATCCTACGATTCACGATTTCACCTACCTCTCACAATCTTAtgtaggatcccgattttgacaaccttggtcAATACGCACTTTAATCCTAATTCAAATGAAGTTTATTTATAGGTGGTTTTTGTACATCTACTGACAtgtaaaaatattcaattattttcctttttcagttttctaaTAACTATTATCCATCCTTTTTCTTTGAAACTTTCCCTGATCACAATGattaatgttataaaaaaatgtctTCAGTCAGTACTCACTGTTCTTGGAGCTACGTTAATGGATTGTGTTAGCCCATAATTTGATTGAGTCATACCAAAAGTTGTACTTTGACTCAGTGATGTCCAGTTCCAGGATTGTCTCATACATCTCTACCGTAACCAGTACACATACACTCATTTTCATTTGgataaaaataggaaattaattttaaaattttttttaaggcaaaACTTGTTGCTGACACGGTAATACACACATCGTTACACACATgaaaaaaaagcaattgaaaTTGTGACGATTTCCAAGTTTAATGCGCGTgtaataaatacttttttttaaaattgttacgAGATATGTTGTGATTGAAATTAATATCATTTTACGTTACCTATATCACTTTTAACtgcattctcaaaaaaaaaaaaaaaaaaaaaaaagtctctttTAACCGTACCAATCAAAACATGAACTTTTATGCAAGTTTCGGATAGACAGACGGTACAGTGATGACACTGAAAGTAGTGGGGTTCTTCCTTCCTCATGATGTGTACCAATAGGAGTCCTATGTTAAATCTTTTACTgtttaacaaattattattacacAGTTTGAACTGAAGTGAACAAGCTTCTAATTtggccttttgttttgttttggggcATACTCATTTATTTGGGAGCCAAAGCATGTCAACTTTATAATGTCACATTTGGGCTCCATAGCATGCAAAGTAACCAACCTAAAACATCTATCACAGCTTCATGCAAACCTCATTCAAAACTCCCTCCACCACCATAACTACTGGGTGGCATTACTCCTTACTCACTGTACACGCCTCCACGCACCATTGGCCTATACCCATCTCATTTTTAACTCTCTGCCTTGCCCTGATGCCCATGTCTTCACTTCCATGCTTAGGTATTACTCCCAATTGGGTGCTCATAGTGAAGTGGTTTCTCTGTTTAAACATATGCAATATTGTGGTATAAGGCCTGCTGGTACATTTGTGTACCCAGTATTGATTAAATTGGCTGGGGAGGCCTGCGTTGTGTTTCATGCCCAAGTAGTGAAATTGGGTCATTTTCAGGATCGTTATGTTCGCAATGTGATCATGGATATGTACGCAAAATATGGCCCCGTTAAGTTTGCTAGAAAactgtttgatgaaatgcctgAAAGGACTCTTGCGGATTGGAATTCAATGATTTCTGGCTACTGGAAGTGGGGGGATGAAGTTGAAGCAAGTAGACTCTTTAATGTGATGCCTGAGTGGAATGTTGTTACTTGGACTAGCATGGTTACTGGTTATGCTAAGAAGGGGGATTTGGAGAGTGCAAGAAGGTATTTTGATGAGATGCCCGAGAAAAGTGTGGTCTCCTGGAATGCAATGCTATCAGGTTATGCTCAGAATGGGTTTGCAGAGAAGGCTTTAAGATTGTTTGATGACATGATTAATGCCGGGGTTCAACCAAATGAAACGACCTGGGTTACTGTTATTTCATCATTATCGTTGCATGGTGATCCTTGCCTAGCGGACTTACTTGTTAGAACACTTGACCAGAAGAAGATccatttgaattgttttgtcaAGACTGCGCTGCTTGATATGTATGCAAAGTGTGGAAACCTAGAGACTGCTCAAAGAATTTTTGATGAACTGGGCGTGTATAGGAACTCTATTACATGGAATGCCATGATTTCTGCATACACAAGGGTTGGGGATTTGAATTCAGCTAGAGAGCTCTTTGATAAGATGCCagaaaaaaatgttgtttcaTGGAACTCATTGATTGCTGGTTATGCTCAAAATGGGCAGTCAGCCATGGCAATTGAGCTCTTTAAAGATATGACTGCTACTAAAGACTTGAAACCAGATGAGGTGACAATGGTGAGTGTTTTCTCAGCCTGTGGACATCTTGGAGCATTGAAATTGGGAAATTGGGTTGTGAACATCCTTAATGAAAACCATATCAAACTCAGCATCTCGGGATACAACTCTTTGATTTTCATGTACTCAAGATGTGGGAGTGTGGAAGATGCCTATAGAGTTTTCCAAGAAATGGAAACGAGAGATGTTGTTTCCTACAACACATTGATAGCAGGGTTTGCAACTCATGGACATGGAATGGAAGCCATTGAACT is a genomic window of Quercus lobata isolate SW786 chromosome 2, ValleyOak3.0 Primary Assembly, whole genome shotgun sequence containing:
- the LOC115977671 gene encoding pentatricopeptide repeat-containing protein At1g14470: MSHLGSIACKVTNLKHLSQLHANLIQNSLHHHNYWVALLLTHCTRLHAPLAYTHLIFNSLPCPDAHVFTSMLRYYSQLGAHSEVVSLFKHMQYCGIRPAGTFVYPVLIKLAGEACVVFHAQVVKLGHFQDRYVRNVIMDMYAKYGPVKFARKLFDEMPERTLADWNSMISGYWKWGDEVEASRLFNVMPEWNVVTWTSMVTGYAKKGDLESARRYFDEMPEKSVVSWNAMLSGYAQNGFAEKALRLFDDMINAGVQPNETTWVTVISSLSLHGDPCLADLLVRTLDQKKIHLNCFVKTALLDMYAKCGNLETAQRIFDELGVYRNSITWNAMISAYTRVGDLNSARELFDKMPEKNVVSWNSLIAGYAQNGQSAMAIELFKDMTATKDLKPDEVTMVSVFSACGHLGALKLGNWVVNILNENHIKLSISGYNSLIFMYSRCGSVEDAYRVFQEMETRDVVSYNTLIAGFATHGHGMEAIELMSKMKGEGIEPDRVTFIGVLTACSHAGLLEEGWKVFKSIQAPAVDHYACMIDLLGRVGELDEARKLIESMPIKPHAGVYGSLLNASRIHKRVELGELAASKLFELEPYNSGNYILLSNIYASAGRWEDVERVRGTMRKVGVKKTTGWSWVEYKGEIHKFIVGDRMHERSDDIYGLLSELGRKMRRNGYIADKSCVLRDVEEEEKEEMVGTHSEKLAICFALLVGEAGAVIRVVKNLRVCWDCHTAIKIISKLEGREIIVRDNNRFHHFSNGLCSCKDYW